A single region of the Austwickia chelonae genome encodes:
- a CDS encoding DUF4235 domain-containing protein, whose translation MGEKVFKYVGMGAAVGAAAFARVVTEKGWRAVMASDPPSNPEDLDTELWEALLWAAASGAVIALARMYATRQWTRYYAKSTGHLPANPNGIS comes from the coding sequence TTGGGCGAGAAGGTGTTCAAATACGTCGGTATGGGTGCCGCCGTGGGCGCTGCGGCCTTCGCCAGGGTGGTCACCGAGAAGGGGTGGCGTGCGGTGATGGCGTCCGACCCGCCGTCGAACCCTGAGGATCTCGACACCGAGCTGTGGGAGGCCCTGCTGTGGGCGGCCGCTTCCGGTGCGGTCATCGCGTTGGCGCGCATGTACGCCACCCGGCAGTGGACCCGCTACTACGCGAAGTCCACCGGTCATCTTCCGGCGAACCCGAACGGCATCAGCTGA